CCTTGGTTCGAGTTCAAAGTTCAAAGTTCGCGGTTTTTTGTTCTCCTCTTGTTCTCTTGTTCTCCCCTTTGTTCTTTATGCTTTGTTCTCCACCCCCTAGCCCGCGCGCAGCCGCCGCACGGCTCGCCCCAGCCCGACGAGCAGCGCGATCGTCGTGACGCAGACCGTGCCGAGAACGCCCAGCACCGCGCCGGTCGCGCCGCTGACGACGCGCTCACGGGCCAGCGACGTATCCGCACGCTTCATCGGCATGGACACCGGCAGATTCATGCCGACAGAGGCACACAGCGGATCGACCGCGACCTCCGCGCGGCTGCCGTACTGCTGCGCATAGACCGACGTAAACTCGCCGCCGAAGAAGACTACCTGCGACGACAGATAGACCCAGGCGACCAGCGCCAGGATCGAGCCGACCGCGCCATAGTTTTTGTAGCTGCTGAACGTGATGTAGTACGCGATGGCAAACTGAAGCAGCGACCAGAGGATCGCGGTCAGCACCGCGCCGAGCCACACATCGCGCCAGGTGACATCGGTCTGCGGCAAATAGCGGAACAGCAGCGCAAAGATCAGCGTGAGCACGCCAAGGTTGATCGCGAGCTGCACCAGGCTCCACACGATCACGCCGCCGGGCAGCGTGTGCATAAACTCGCCGAGCGCGGTCAGGATCGCGCTGACGATCATCGACACCAGCAGCAGAAACGCTCCCGCCAGCACCAGCGCAAACGAGAAAAAGGTGGCGCGCAAAAATTCGAGCGGCCCGCCCTGCGACGGCGCTTCCACGCCCCAGATGATATTGAACGCGCTAACCAGCTCGCCAAAGACCCAGGACGCGCCCAGGATCAGCGTGACGGTGCCGACGATACCGGAGGCGCTGCGCGTCTTCTGCGCCGCTTCCAGCGCATTCACAAAATCGTCGCGAAAG
This DNA window, taken from Herpetosiphonaceae bacterium, encodes the following:
- a CDS encoding YihY/virulence factor BrkB family protein, whose protein sequence is MNLHRIKVWPLVKAAALKWNGDNCVRLGASLSYYTLFSLFPLILVVLTIVRLLLANSDAAQVAILNALESITGGFRDDFVNALEAAQKTRSASGIVGTVTLILGASWVFGELVSAFNIIWGVEAPSQGGPLEFLRATFFSFALVLAGAFLLLVSMIVSAILTALGEFMHTLPGGVIVWSLVQLAINLGVLTLIFALLFRYLPQTDVTWRDVWLGAVLTAILWSLLQFAIAYYITFSSYKNYGAVGSILALVAWVYLSSQVVFFGGEFTSVYAQQYGSRAEVAVDPLCASVGMNLPVSMPMKRADTSLARERVVSGATGAVLGVLGTVCVTTIALLVGLGRAVRRLRAG